The Deltaproteobacteria bacterium genome has a segment encoding these proteins:
- the arfB gene encoding aminoacyl-tRNA hydrolase, which yields MDEPKVIRLNRSLAIPLREIELHYVRAGGPGGQNVNKVASKAVLRFDLRNSPSLPEPARARALVQLAARLTGEGELVLSSGIYRDQPRNREAVIERLRALLAAAIRVPKPRRPTKPSAAARERRLAAKKARGQVKRQRALPAE from the coding sequence ATGGATGAACCAAAGGTGATCCGCCTCAATCGCTCGCTGGCGATTCCGCTGCGCGAAATCGAGCTGCACTACGTGCGCGCCGGCGGGCCAGGCGGGCAAAACGTCAATAAGGTGGCCTCGAAGGCGGTGCTGCGCTTCGATTTGCGCAACTCACCGTCACTGCCCGAGCCCGCCCGCGCTCGCGCCTTGGTGCAGTTGGCGGCGCGCCTGACGGGCGAAGGTGAACTGGTCCTGAGCAGCGGCATTTATCGCGACCAGCCGCGCAACCGCGAGGCGGTGATCGAACGTCTGCGCGCCTTGCTGGCCGCCGCGATCCGGGTTCCCAAGCCGCGCCGGCCGACCAAGCCGTCAGCCGCCGCGCGTGAACGGCGACTGGCCGCGAAGAAGGCCCGCGGGCAGGTAAAACGCCAACGCGCTCTACCGGCCGAGTGA
- a CDS encoding cytochrome P450 — translation MNLADVDLFDPDSYVRGVPYETFRLLRRQAPVFWHRETNGSGFWAVTKYHDVVAVSRDPKTFSSAKKGVFVFDPPPDELERMQLMMLNMDPPKHSKVRGLVNKGFTPRMVARLEPHIRDIAGRIIDSVADKGQCDFVTEIAAELPLEVIAELLGIPPADRRKVFDWTNRLIGFDDPEYQASKEDGQLAAAEMYAYANQLATARRGCSGNDLVSVLMNAEVDGERLSELEFDLFFLLLAVAGNETTRNLISGGMLALIEHPDQRARLLAAPSLTPTAVEEMLRWVSPVIEFRRTATCDAELRGQRIRAGDKVIMFYVSANRDEEVFENPDCFDVGRTPNDHLAFGIGEHFCLGANLARLEIRVMFEELLRRLPDLELAGPVERLRSSLINGIKRMPVRFSGERRRPAAAARHAT, via the coding sequence ATGAACTTGGCTGACGTCGATCTGTTCGACCCGGACAGCTATGTCCGCGGTGTACCGTACGAAACCTTCAGGCTGCTGCGCCGGCAAGCGCCGGTGTTCTGGCATCGCGAGACCAACGGTTCCGGCTTCTGGGCGGTCACCAAGTACCACGATGTGGTGGCGGTCTCGCGTGATCCCAAGACCTTCTCGTCGGCGAAGAAGGGGGTGTTCGTCTTCGACCCGCCCCCGGACGAACTCGAGCGCATGCAGCTGATGATGCTCAACATGGACCCACCCAAGCACAGCAAGGTACGCGGGCTGGTGAACAAGGGCTTTACGCCGCGCATGGTAGCCCGGCTCGAGCCGCACATCCGCGACATCGCCGGCAGGATCATCGACAGCGTGGCCGACAAGGGGCAGTGCGACTTCGTGACGGAGATCGCTGCCGAGCTACCACTCGAGGTGATCGCCGAGCTGCTCGGTATCCCGCCCGCAGACCGCCGCAAGGTGTTCGATTGGACCAATCGCCTTATTGGCTTTGACGACCCCGAGTACCAGGCCTCGAAGGAAGACGGCCAGCTCGCGGCCGCCGAGATGTACGCCTACGCCAATCAGTTGGCCACGGCACGCCGCGGGTGCTCGGGTAACGACTTGGTCAGCGTACTGATGAACGCCGAGGTCGATGGCGAGCGCCTGAGCGAGCTGGAGTTCGATCTGTTCTTTCTGTTGCTGGCGGTGGCCGGCAACGAGACTACGCGCAACTTGATTTCGGGCGGCATGCTGGCGCTGATCGAGCATCCCGACCAGCGCGCCCGGCTGCTGGCTGCCCCCTCACTCACGCCGACAGCGGTTGAAGAGATGCTGCGCTGGGTCTCACCGGTCATCGAGTTTCGCCGCACCGCCACTTGTGATGCAGAGTTGCGCGGGCAGAGAATTCGCGCGGGCGACAAGGTCATCATGTTCTACGTTTCGGCCAACCGCGACGAGGAGGTGTTCGAGAACCCCGACTGCTTCGACGTCGGCCGCACGCCGAACGACCACCTGGCCTTTGGCATCGGCGAGCACTTCTGCTTAGGCGCCAACTTGGCGCGGCTGGAGATTCGCGTCATGTTCGAGGAGTTGTTGCGCCGGCTGCCGGACCTCGAGTTGGCCGGACCGGTCGAGCGCTTGCGCTCGAGTCTGATCAACGGCATCAAACGCATGCCGGTGAGGTTCTCCGGCGAGCGCCGGCGCCCGGCGGCCGCGGCCCGGCACGCAACGTAA